Proteins from a genomic interval of Zingiber officinale cultivar Zhangliang chromosome 2A, Zo_v1.1, whole genome shotgun sequence:
- the LOC122043039 gene encoding asparagine--tRNA ligase, cytoplasmic 2-like, with protein sequence MAGNSTVPAVERFKYSQRVVLRSILNRHDGGKELSGHRVVTGGWVKSRKDRPEVAHDPSAAVPLQAEDASCIEALLQHLPLLRPLVRILLGRLSAATATEAKPNAGPVTALLRINDGSTSSNLQVVMDSSMSLPGQVIHVGACILVEGVLQNASAPKGHAVELKAERILHIGIADSQQYPLAKPKFSLEFLRTLPHLRPRSVTVGSIARIRGAVTLASHEFFKKNGFIHVHMPILNSTDTSYELGLREANRLDTVKSAIREKSKRIKEMPRSDSNKETLLVAEQDLEKTKELAVLLEKSQRDLTVSAGLHLESYACALSSVYTIGPVFRADEPRAKRLTEMWMVEVELAFAELEDAMNCAEDYLKFLCQSLVDTSGSDLKYVSKTKDKECTERIRALVSSSFERITYSQALEIVDKVKDRTFRDKVSWGESLSEEHERYLVDDIFKKAVIVYEHPKELKPFYARVRDDGRTTSTFDIIVPKIGVLLRGSQKEERLDVLNKRIGDLGLSSERLYDWYKDLRRYGSVKHSGFGLDLEKMMLFATGLTDLRDVIPFPRTCDRSSEW encoded by the exons ATGGCCGGAAATTCCACCGTCCCCGCCGTCGAGCGCTTCAAGTACTCCCAGCGAGTGGTGCTGAGGTCCATCCTGAACCGCCACGATGGCGGCAAGGAACTCTCCGGCCACCGCGTGGTGACCGGGGGATGGGTCAAGTCCCGCAAAGATCGCCCCGAGGTTGCCCACGACCCCTCGGCCGCCGTGCCACTGCAAGCAGAGGACGCATCTTGCATCGAAGCTCTCCTGCAGCACCTCCCCCTCCTCCGTCCATTGGTCCGGATTCTGCTCGGCCGACTCTCCGCCGCCACCGCCACAGAGGCCAAGCCCAACGCCGGCCCTGTCACCGCCCTCTTAAGGATCAACGACGGCTCCACCAGTTCCAATCTCCAG GTCGTGATGGATTCCTCCATGTCTCTCCCCGGCCAAGTGATCCACGTCGGAGCTTGCATCCTCGTGGAAGGCGTGTTGCAGAATGCTTCAGCACCAAAAGGCCACGCCGTGGAGCTCAAAGCCGAGAGAATTCTTCACATCGGTATCGCCGACTCGCAGCAATATCCACTAGCAAAGCCAAAGTTCTCGCTGGAGTTCCTCAGAACTCTTCCTCACCTTCGTCCCCGCTCAGTAACA GTCGGATCGATTGCGCGAATTCGCGGCGCTGTAACTCTCGCGAGCCATGAATTCTTCAAGAAGAATGGATTCATACATGTTCACATGCCCATCCTCAATTCAACAGACACCAGCTACGAGCTAGGCCTCCGCGAAGCTAACCGACTCGACACCGTGAAGTCTGCGATAAGGGAGAAGAGCAAGAGGATCAAGGAGATGCCTCGATCAGATAGCAACAAAGAAACTTTGCTTGTGGCCGAGCAAGACCTTGAGAAGACCAAGGAGCTTGCTGTGTTGCTGGAGAAGAGCCAAAGGGACCTCACGGTGTCGGCCGGACTTCACCTCGAGAGCTATGCTTGCGCATTGTCGAGTGTTTACACAATTGGGCCTGTGTTTCGAGCAGATGAGCCTCGAGCGAAGAGATTGACGGAGATGTGGATGGTTGAGGTTGAATTGGCCTTTGCGGAACTAGAG GATGCCATGAACTGTGCTGAGGACTATCTGAAGTTCCTATGTCAATCTCTGGTGGATACCTCGGGCAGCGATTTGAAGTATGTATCGAAAACAAAAGACAAGGAGTGCACAGAGCGAATTCGAGCATTAGTTTCAAGCTCTTTCGAGCGCATTACTTACTCGCAAGCACTGGAAATTGTCGATAAG GTTAAGGATAGGACATTCCGCGATAAAGTTTCATGGGGTGAGAGTCTATCGGAGGAACACGAAAG GTATTTGGTAGACGATATCTTCAAGAAGGCAGTCATTGTCTATGAACATCCCAAAGAGCTAAAACCATTTTATGCGCGCGTAAGAGATGATGGAAGAACAACTTCCACTTTCGATATAATTGTGCCTAAA ATCGGAGTTTTGCTCAGAGGAAGCCAAAAGGAAGAACGACTAGATGTGCTGAACAAGAG AATTGGGGACCTTGGACTTTCGAGTGAGCGGTTATACGATTGGTACAAAGATTTGCGCAGGTATGGTTCGGTAAAGCACTCGGGATTCGGCCTCGACTTAGAGAAGATGATGTTGTTTGCCACTGGTCTCACTGATTTAAGAGATGTGATTCCGTTTCCGAGAACTTGTGATCGCAGCAGCGAGTGGTAG